A stretch of DNA from Sulfolobales archaeon:
AGGAAGAGCCTCCTACATCATATAGAATACCTGATCTTCTAAAACCCTTTAGAATGATACCAGATCTATATGGAACTCCTTCATACAACGAGATCATACCAGTTTTCTTGGCATCTATTACTTTCCCTATAATATTCGGACTCATGTTTCCAGATATAGGGCATGGTCTTGCCATATTAATTGCGGGGATCATCATTATAAGATTTTTTAAGAGACATGGATTAGAAGATCTAGGACTTCTTCTAGTGTACCTGGGAACTGCATCAATAATAACAGGGTTCTTGGCAGGAGAGTTCTTCGGTCCTGCAACACCCGTGTCCAAGTACATTGAAGGATTTTACGAGGAGCTTCATTTAAGCCCTCCTCTGAATCTCCCTATATACAAGCCTGAGGCAGGTCTTACCGAAGCTCTATATTCTTTCATCCTTCTATCGGTTAGGATAGCTGTTATAACACTCTTTGTAAGCTCTCTCTTGGGGTTTCTAAATGGCGTGATCAATAGAGAGACAGATTATGTGTTAGCTCTTGCCCTGCCCAGACTGCTTATATTCACAAGTATAATGATCCCATCATTCATTTCTAATAATCTAGGTGATGTTGGAGGGTTCTATTACCATATGAGCCTTGGACAACTCACAGGAGTTCTAGGAGTTTCAGAGAGCTATAAGCATCCTCAGATCATAGAGATCATGAAATGGGTTCTCAATATATCTCTTCTATGGATTATCTTCGGAGAATCTATTGTAGAGAGCATTAAACACGATCTGAAAAGTGGTCTGAAGAAAATAGGCTCAGGTTTTCTCGAGGTCTTTGACACTATTATAATGGTTATAGGGAATACAATGAGCTATATGAGGATCATGGGTATCGCACTAGCACATATAGCAGTAGTAGTATCATTTTACGTTCCAGCTCTATCGCTTTTCCAAAGCCCTAGCATATCAGATCAGATCGCAGCCTGGGCTATGTATTCTGTAGGAAATCTAATTGCAATGACACTTGAAGCAGTGATAGCATTTGCACACACCTTACGACTACATCTATACGAGATGTTCAGCAAATTCTACAGAGGTCTTGGAAGACCTTACAATCCATTCACACCGGTTATTTATAGAATTGAAATCAGCTAGGCTAGAGAATCAGATAAGAGATTTGGAAAACACGAGATAAAAATATTTTAGACTTCACACACAACTTAAATGGGCGGCGGTAGTCTAGCCTGGTCCAGGACGCCGGCCTGCCACGCCGGAGATCCCGGGTTCGAATCCCGGCCGCCGCATTTATTCGGTTACTTCTCTCCGATCTCTCCAGGTATTTTCTTTATCAGGGCACTTATCTTGCTCAGGATCTTTATGAGTATGTTTATCTCGGTTTTTGTAAGATCTGATTTACGTAAGATTCTTCTCAAGGTTGTTTTAACTTCTTCAGACCTCATCCTATTTTTGAAGATCAGATCCGTTATCTCTGATAAGTATTTTTCAGCAAGCCTGAAATCTTCCGGGCTTGGAGTTTCAAGATTCTTTATACTTGATTCTCCAGCATAAGCTGAGTGTATCTCGTAAAGTGCTATTGCAACAGCATGAGAAAGATTTAGAACTGGATATTCTCTATCTGCTGCTATGTGAACATATAGATCGCATTCAGCTAATTCTTCTCTTGTAAGTCCTGTGCTCTCTCTACCGAAAACCAGAGCTATAGATTCGTATCCTTTGATCAGCTCTACAAATCTTTTAAGTTCTATCGGCTGTCTTAAGAGATCTCTATCTAAGGGTACTATGGAAGATGTACATGCAACTAGTTCGACTCCTTCGAATGCTTTCTTGAGATCATCTACGACAACAGCCTTAGCTAGCACCTCAGCACCTTTTACAGCATATCTAAGTGCTTCTTCACCTATGGAAGCCTCTGGTTTGACTAGGTATAGCTCTTCAACTCCAAAATTCTTACAAAGCCTCGCTACAAATCCTAAGTTTATAGATCCTTCTACTCCTACTAGCACTACCCTGATCTTCTTACTAATCATCGGGTCTCAACTTCTTCTATAGAGCTTCAGGTTCTTAAGAACATCCATGACATGGGATACAAATATTTCAAGATCTCTTCTTGCAACTCCTCTCCTCTCAGCTTCTAGATACACGATCTCCTCAACAGCTGAATAGTTTTTAAATCTCTCATTAAGCTCTCTCCATTTTATATTCTTCAAAGCTTTAGCAAGTCTCTCATCATATGGTAGAACACCTTTAATCATTAAAAACGATATTATAGGATACCCTACATAACCTCTATACGTAGTTCCATTATCGCTACTATCAACAATACCTCTAGAGAGATCTGCAAAGACCTTGTAAACACGATCACCTTCAGAGCTTATAACCTCAGCATTAAATTCGTCAAGAACCTTAATTCTCTCATCAGCTATAGCTCCTAAAGCCTCCAAAACTTTAATCCTAGGAGGAAGTCTTAGAAGCTTCAAAGCATGCAACCACTAAAGTAAATATTTCTAAAAATATTAAGGATATTGAAGGGCCCGTAGCCCAGCCAGGATAGGGCGTCGGCCTGCGGAGCCGGAGGTCCCGGGTTCAAATCCCGGCGGGCCCGTGGTCTTCTACCTAACACTCTAGCACTCTCTCACATTGTTTTCTGAGATCTAATTTTTCGATTTGAATACAATGCTCGAGAGAGAATAGATCCATGGCTGTGTAGTGTATCATCTCTCAGTGAATAAAATTCGCGGATTTTAAATGTTTATATATTTACAAGACTTTAGCTAGGAAGATATTGTAGTCAATATGTTTAGAACCTCATTATGGCTGGGAACCTCATAGGATCCCAGTTTTCTTATTTTTAATGCCGCAGTAGCATTTGCATATAATAAGGCTCTCTTCAGATCAAATCCTCTTATTAGTGCTGTTAGAAATCCTGATGCAAAAGCATCTCCAGCTCCCGTGGTGTCTACCACTTTATCGACTCTAAACGCAGGCACTCGTTCTCTAAGATCTTTGTATACAGCATATACACCCTCAGCTCCTAGTTTTATCACCACGATCTGAGGTCCTATGGATCTTAGGATCTCGGCTGCTCTCTCATAATCTCTTTCACCCGTAATATAATAAGCCTCAGCGCTCGTGAGCATGATTATATCAGTATTCTCAAGGATTCTTCTAAGCTCTTCTAAACCTCTTCTAGCGAGAACTCTTCCAGGATCCCATGAGATTTTAACATCATATTTCCTGGCTAGAGACATAGCTTTAAGAGATGTATCTATCCTCAGACTCGCTATATGCATATATTTGGATCTACTTATAACTTCTTCATCGAGATCCTCGGGTTCTAACTCTTCCGCAGCTCCTTTAAATCCATACATGACTATCTCGCCTGATGAGTTTATAGCTACAATTGTAAATCCCGTTCTATCCCATGAAACTCTAAGCCCTCTAGTATCAACACCTTCTCTCAGAAGTTCGTCTACTATGATCCTACCAAAATTATCAAAACCAACCTTGGCTATGATACTGCTCCTAAGACCAAGCCTTTTAACACCGATAGCAACATTCACAGCAGAACCTCCGGCACTCCATCTCTGTTCCAACACTGTACTCTCCTGATCTGGTTGTGGAAATGAATTAACTCTGATTCTTATGTCAACTAGCGCATGCCCCACCGTGACAACATCAAAAATCTTCTCTGAAGTCATCTCGCAATTCTACCTCGTTCTCAGATCTTTATTCAACAAGTCTTGCTACTTCTTCTACCTCCTTACCCTCATGTATTATCATTCTCAGAGCTCTAACCATGGAAATAGGATTCTTATGCTGAAATATGTTTCTTCCAACTACAGCACCATTAGCTCCAGCATTCATCACAGATTTTACATCTCTAAGGAAGTCTACAGGATTATCTCTAGTCCTCCCACCACTCATAAGAATCGGTGTTCCAGAAGCTATTCTAACAACTTCTCTAAAACTCTCTTCAGAACCTGTGTAATAAGTCTTAATAAGATCCGCGCCACTCTCTATGGCAGCTCTCACACCGTATTTTACAATCTCAGGATCATACGGGTTTTTAATCGCAGATCCTCTTGGATAAGCCAGCTGAAGAGCAGGAACTCCATATCTTTCAGCGGTGAGTCTTATGCTGAACCATCTTTCAAGCATCAGATCCTCGTACTCGCTACCCCAGTACACTGTCGCAGCAACAGCGTCAGCACCTATAGCGATGGCATCTCTTACAAATCCAAAAACACTCTGAAGAAGTCTCTGAGGCTCAGGTCTTAAGCTAGTCTTCCCGGTAAGCTTTATTATAATAGGAATCCTCCCACCCCAGATCTCGTAGGTCATGGAAGCTATACCAAGAGTAGTCATTATAGCATCAACACCTCCTTCAACTACCATTCTAATAACAGAACGAGGATCAACTCTATCCTCAGGAAAGTCACTAGGACCATGCTCCACGCCATGATCAAAGGCAAATATAAGAGCTCTACCATTCTTGAGGATCCTATTCAATCTTATTCGCTTACCAATACCGTTATATGCTCCTCCGCTCACCATACACACCATCATAATATGTAGTCTGGCTATATTAAGTATACTCTTTCTCTAACCTCTTAGGTTTCTTTTTAAACTCGAAGAAAACCCGATCTGAATACTTGATAGAGAGAAGCTAGAGGAGTTAGGAGAGAATAAGCTTTTGCTAGAGGAGAAATACGCCTCTAAATATTATAAAATCTTATTTAAGCTTGATGTTGCGAGAATCGAGTGCAAAATAATTCTCGATAAATCCTCTACCACCTCTACCTTATTAAGAGCTTTATAAAGGTTTTTATCAAAAGCTACGACACCATGATCTTTTAAGATCGCTATTGAAGTTTTTTCTCTGTATAGAGCTTCTGCCACCGATCTGGCAAGCTCTTCAGTTCCGGGCTCAAGTCTTCCTAGAATAGCTACTCTTCCTCCTATGTAATACTTTACTTCATAAAGATCTCTAGAATACTCCTCAACAATCCTTCGCAGGGTTTCCTCCTTAAGAGCGTGTGCTAGTGCTATCATGTAGGGAGGGTGCGCATGCACTATAGCTTCAGCATCATCTATACTTCTATATATCTCTAGATGCATTCTATATTCTGAAGATGGTTGTAAACCAGCTACTCTCTCCCCGCTCTCTATATCTACTAGTGAGAGATCCTCAGGATCTAGAAGGTATTTATCAGCACCCGACGGAGTTATCCAGAATCTTCTCCTATCATTAGCTCTTCTGCTCACATTACCACTCATACTTGTTATAAGTGCTCTCATATACATCCTTCTCATCACACTCACAATCTCTCTTCTAATATCTAGATCGAGCATGTGAACACCTGATAATACTTGTAGAGATATCTTATAAGACTATCCGCTTATAACATATATGGGCAGGATGAGTAGAATAGAGATAAGATATAATAATGGTGTATTCGTAGTAGAAAAAGGATCTGAGAGATACAGAGAAGGAGAAGCAATAGAACCTCTTGAAGTGGCATATCTTCTTCAAGAAGAGAGAGCTATAGTGCTCGATGAGAGTAACAGAGTTCTAGAACTTAAAGATCTTGTGATGATTTATTCCAGCAAGAGAGAATGGTGGCTTCTCTTCACAGTATTATATGATCTACATAAAAGAGGTAGAATCGCTAGAAGAGGTTTTGGAGATAGAGATCTTATATTAGAAAGAGAAGGAAAGAAATATCAGATCTACGTGACCGAGGAGAATGTCTTCATACCAATATCTATAATACTCGATTGGATTGAAAGTTCTATGAAGAAAGGTTTTATACCTGTGATTGCAGTGGTCGACATGTATGGAGATGTAACATATTATAAAGCTTCGAAACATTCTTTTAGGAAGATAGAACGCGAAGAAATATGATCCCTGTATCTCAAAAGATTTTCCAGATCTTGAGGAATCTAGTATCTGTACAACTCGATCTTTTCTATTATATGATATATCATCTGATCTGGAGTTATAGCGATAGGATTCAAACCCTTAGATCTCATGATCTTCATAATATTCTTCTCTCTCTCTAATTCTGAAGCTATTTTTATTCTGTATATAAGTGTTGCTTCACTTTTTAAAGCCTTTATATCATATAAAGATCTGATTGGCATTAAAATAAGAAGCTTATGACCACCCGCTCTTAGGGTATCTAATAATCTTGTTAATTCAGCTCTCTCAGCGGTTAAAGGATCTGTAAACAGCAATATCAGGCTTCTTTCTCTGCCAGCTATCTTAGATATCTGAAGCTCAATCCTTCTAGTAATTATATCGAGAGAAGTCTTATAACCTGAGCCAGCCTCTTCATTTAGAACCTCTTCAAAATCGACGCTGGATATTATCTTAGCTATATCTATGTAGCTTTTAAATCCCTTCCTAAAACCTCCCGAACTATACACCATGTAAGGTAGTGCTAGTATAATAGCTTGGTGATCAGATCTGTATGCTAGATACCTAGAAAGAGTTCCTATGACTCTTGCTGTATGCTCATAAGGTGTTGCCCTATATATTCCTTTGAACATTTCTGGCGAGCATAATAATATATAGATTACCTTCAGAGATGACTCTCTTTCTAATTCTTTTACTATAAGTCTTCCAAATCTAGCATACTTCTTCCATACGATTCTTCTTATATCATCTCCAGGTCTATACTCTCTCACAGATCTCATCTCAACACCTTCGCCACTCTGCCTGGCTCTTATATAACCTATGTTTCTCGCATAGCTGTAAATCCTTCTAAGAGTGGTTCTGTGAATTCTGGGATAGATCTCTAAATAAAATGCTTTGTCCAATACGATTTCAGAGGATCTATATAAGCCTAGAGGATCTCTCAAAACAGCCTTAAGAGGGCCGATCCTATGTCTTCCAATTCTTCCCTCAAATACCGCTTCAAAGATCAGCGTATCTCTAGGTAAAACCACTGCAAGAGCTCTACCAATGCTTTTCCTCTTAATATACTTAGAATGATCTATTTGAAGCTCTAGAAATAATATTGGAATCATACTTCTATTTTCGATTCTATATACGATCCTTATGTCATCACCTTCAATCTCTCCAAAAATCTCTCTCGAAACTCTAGCCCTTGTAAGCATTGCTATAGAGACTTCTAGATAACCTCTTAAAGTGATAGATATTAGAAGCATTGCAGAACCTAAAAGCATGAAGCTACTCACAGTTCTTATAATGCCGTAGACTAGAATAGATAATGATGCGAAGAGATATATGGAGAATCTAATTGTAGGTTTAGAAAGTATTATATCTCCAGCAACGTATATGATCTCAGACCTCCGAGATCTTTTTCTCTAAACCTTCTCCCATATCCTTGATCAACTTATAACTCTCTAGAGCGGCTTTCTTCACAATCCTACTCCACCAAAAAGGCTTTAGAAAGCTTCCTAAACCTTTTCTCGTTGCTATCCTATAGTATTTGTTCATGAACTCCTGATACATTCTAACTCTTTCCTGATCGATTCCGAACCTGCTGGAGATATGACTTGGAAGAACTGGATCTAATAGATCCATGTTTACATACGATTTCATTAGGTTGTTGATAAAATTATAGAGCTCAATAAAATCATCTCTGCCAAACCTATGCCTGCCACGCTTAATTCTCTCAACGAGCTCGCTAAACTGAAGTATGTCTTTATAATCTACCTCTCTAAAAGGCTTATCCCTATACATCTCTTCCCTTCTAAGCCAGGGGATTGAGAAGATCAAAACCAGTAGCAGTATCAGCATAGGTCTTACAAAGAACGTTCTCAGGAGGTCTAGTATGAAATTGTTAAACCATGAAATGACAGGAGGTAGCCAAGTTGCTGGATGGAGAATTCTTGCTAAGAAGAACGCTATTAACTGATAGAGGGGTACAAGTCTTACCAGACTCGGGTCTTTAATAGCCTCAAGAGGTTCTAACCCTAAATACTTCGAAGAATCAAAAAGAATAACACATCTCTCATCGTTTTCACATAGATATCTAATGAGATCTAGAGATAAGTTAAGATAGAGATCTCTGTAACCCGACCTGAAAACCTGATTGAGAAATATAGATCCATCGCTAACAACCAGTATACGAGATCCTCTAGTCTCTTCTATGACACCTACAGGAGCAAAATATATCAGAGGTAGAGACGAAATATTCTCAATTTCAAATTGTGTCTTAGATTGAGAATACTGCGCTAGAGAACTACTTGAATTTATAATACGAAGAAGACTATAGTACTCTCTCCCTGAAGTAGAATACTCTTGAACCACATAATACTCTGGAGAAATAATGCTACTACTAGCTATAAGACCAGAGGGTATGTATCCTATTACTGTTATATTATGATCTGATTCTCTATTGTATGTTATGAATGAAGCTATATCAAGAGTTACATTGTAAGACTTATAATAACTTGAATTCCCGCCAGCTTCTAAGAGTTTTAGATCGAATAAAGCCTTCGGGTAAATCAGACTCTCTACAGGAAATACAACTGCACTCGTATTCCCCAAGCTAACTTTATATCCTCTAAGATCTCCTGGTTCTGGTTTTTCTAGAATAATAGATCCTGTGATCTCTATACTCGAATTGAAAGCTCTTAGAAGAGCGCTTGAATTAGCAGTCTCATCAGCTATGAATATGTTAAATGAACCACATTTACTTGCCAGATCCTTTATATTGTAAATCTCTTTATCACTGTATACTTCCTCAGGCGAAATAACCACCAGAACGGCTTTATCGCAGTTAGAGAGCTTAATATGATCCAGCCAATTCGTTACTATAAGAGTCCTAGGATAGATCTCTTTGATCTTCATGTAGAAATCCGAGGTTCCTAAAGGACCTGTGTTTAGAGGAGAGGATCCTGTAAAGATCCTTACCGAAGGAGGGCCTTGCTCCAATACTGCCACAACTCCTATAAAGAGTAGAGCAGCAAGAGTTCCCATCATGATCATAGGCATATGTTTCATTCCATCTCTTTTCTTCGCATACATTACTCTCACTCTCTCCTCTCAGAAGCCTCCTCTTTATATTTCGAAAGAGAATACACATACGCAGAGATCTTGAACATGTAGAGAGCTCCTGACATCATTGTAAAACCTATCAGAGCTGTTAAGAGAGATGTTGCAACTAAGCCGCTCTGCATATAACCTATTGAAAGTATTAGAAGAAGTATAGATAGGATCATGAGTATTGATGCCACCGAGACA
This window harbors:
- a CDS encoding V-type ATPase 116kDa subunit family protein → MSELKILAPADYVEEVALALIESGVFQVTSKPGRGVLAERSRRELVLIEEAIMRMDQYLGMIGARVDKEPHERLQPRPDSLSRSLESVREKLKIIDREFGELLDRYREYEAKISEYQNLLSYLENLRDLDVDLSRLILGVFLRMKILIIGVERLDTFREEINRRIPAHAFMCSLSRDAREEICLLIYPAESEGAVGEIIRSHRARVFELKEGLPSNLARAYEEAYREFENMKNFMYGIKDEAKRRFTSIGSLFRETYQELVILRDMLRILAHSYFTSSYVVIEGFVPHSMRKRVSDKVLREGENRVLLEFREISRLDRLEEEPPTSYRIPDLLKPFRMIPDLYGTPSYNEIIPVFLASITFPIIFGLMFPDIGHGLAILIAGIIIIRFFKRHGLEDLGLLLVYLGTASIITGFLAGEFFGPATPVSKYIEGFYEELHLSPPLNLPIYKPEAGLTEALYSFILLSVRIAVITLFVSSLLGFLNGVINRETDYVLALALPRLLIFTSIMIPSFISNNLGDVGGFYYHMSLGQLTGVLGVSESYKHPQIIEIMKWVLNISLLWIIFGESIVESIKHDLKSGLKKIGSGFLEVFDTIIMVIGNTMSYMRIMGIALAHIAVVVSFYVPALSLFQSPSISDQIAAWAMYSVGNLIAMTLEAVIAFAHTLRLHLYEMFSKFYRGLGRPYNPFTPVIYRIEIS
- a CDS encoding TrmJ/YjtD family RNA methyltransferase gives rise to the protein MISKKIRVVLVGVEGSINLGFVARLCKNFGVEELYLVKPEASIGEEALRYAVKGAEVLAKAVVVDDLKKAFEGVELVACTSSIVPLDRDLLRQPIELKRFVELIKGYESIALVFGRESTGLTREELAECDLYVHIAADREYPVLNLSHAVAIALYEIHSAYAGESSIKNLETPSPEDFRLAEKYLSEITDLIFKNRMRSEEVKTTLRRILRKSDLTKTEINILIKILSKISALIKKIPGEIGEK
- a CDS encoding carbohydrate kinase family protein, with the protein product MTSEKIFDVVTVGHALVDIRIRVNSFPQPDQESTVLEQRWSAGGSAVNVAIGVKRLGLRSSIIAKVGFDNFGRIIVDELLREGVDTRGLRVSWDRTGFTIVAINSSGEIVMYGFKGAAEELEPEDLDEEVISRSKYMHIASLRIDTSLKAMSLARKYDVKISWDPGRVLARRGLEELRRILENTDIIMLTSAEAYYITGERDYERAAEILRSIGPQIVVIKLGAEGVYAVYKDLRERVPAFRVDKVVDTTGAGDAFASGFLTALIRGFDLKRALLYANATAALKIRKLGSYEVPSHNEVLNILTTISS
- the fba gene encoding class I fructose-bisphosphate aldolase — protein: MVSGGAYNGIGKRIRLNRILKNGRALIFAFDHGVEHGPSDFPEDRVDPRSVIRMVVEGGVDAIMTTLGIASMTYEIWGGRIPIIIKLTGKTSLRPEPQRLLQSVFGFVRDAIAIGADAVAATVYWGSEYEDLMLERWFSIRLTAERYGVPALQLAYPRGSAIKNPYDPEIVKYGVRAAIESGADLIKTYYTGSEESFREVVRIASGTPILMSGGRTRDNPVDFLRDVKSVMNAGANGAVVGRNIFQHKNPISMVRALRMIIHEGKEVEEVARLVE
- a CDS encoding class II aldolase/adducin family protein → MLDLDIRREIVSVMRRMYMRALITSMSGNVSRRANDRRRFWITPSGADKYLLDPEDLSLVDIESGERVAGLQPSSEYRMHLEIYRSIDDAEAIVHAHPPYMIALAHALKEETLRRIVEEYSRDLYEVKYYIGGRVAILGRLEPGTEELARSVAEALYREKTSIAILKDHGVVAFDKNLYKALNKVEVVEDLSRIILHSILATSSLNKIL
- a CDS encoding DUF58 domain-containing protein, whose translation is MLLGSAMLLISITLRGYLEVSIAMLTRARVSREIFGEIEGDDIRIVYRIENRSMIPILFLELQIDHSKYIKRKSIGRALAVVLPRDTLIFEAVFEGRIGRHRIGPLKAVLRDPLGLYRSSEIVLDKAFYLEIYPRIHRTTLRRIYSYARNIGYIRARQSGEGVEMRSVREYRPGDDIRRIVWKKYARFGRLIVKELERESSLKVIYILLCSPEMFKGIYRATPYEHTARVIGTLSRYLAYRSDHQAIILALPYMVYSSGGFRKGFKSYIDIAKIISSVDFEEVLNEEAGSGYKTSLDIITRRIELQISKIAGRERSLILLFTDPLTAERAELTRLLDTLRAGGHKLLILMPIRSLYDIKALKSEATLIYRIKIASELEREKNIMKIMRSKGLNPIAITPDQMIYHIIEKIELYRY